The sequence ATTAACTCTGGTTATCGATCGCCTCAGTTGAACAGAAAAGTTGGTGGAGCCCCCACCAGTAATCACCTAACTGGATGTGCGGTGGATATTCGCACTAATGGTATGGAGCAGGCCATCTGCTATGCGGCAACCCTTATCGATTATGCTAAAGAGACGCAGCAGGATTATGACGAACTGCTGATAGAAAAGAATCGCTACGGTGCCATCTGGTTACACTTCGCCGTGCGGCCTAAGGATAACCGCCATCGTGTGAACTTTATCAATGCTTAGCCTTATACTTCGAAGCGGATGTAGGTGCGGTCGTCGAAGGAGTTGTTGCCTTGTATGAAGGCCTTTGTGGCTTTGAATTGGCCGATGTTTAGGGGATCGGTTTCGCGCTGGTGGGCCAGGAGCGATTCTGATTCCTTAAGCGTTGGGGCCAGTTGGGGATAGCCGTCGCTGGCAAACACAATCTCCCATTTCTGGAAGTCGAGCGGGATGACTTTTATCTTTTGCTCGGGGATGGGGAAACCATCGATAACGGCGTAAGTAATGTTCTGATTTTTCATTACGTCGAGCATGGTAGGAATCATCACTTCGCGGGCTGGGTCGTGGGGCTGCAACAGGTCGGCCTGGGGCACACCTGCGGCCAGCAACTCCTTAACTTTGGCAGCACGCATCTCGGCCAGGGGCTGCTCGTAGGGCTTAGGGTTATCGAAGAAATTACCACCTATCAGACACTGGCAATCGCCCACCATCCAAACCTCGCGGCGTAGGCGACTGTAGATGATGGCCGAGGCGCAGAGGCGCTCCTCGGGATGTTGCTGCATACGCTCAACGGGGAAACGCAGCCAGTAATGACGGCGCAGCGCACGGGTAACACCAACACAGAACTGATGGCTGCTGGTGTTGGCCGGCATCTTGCGGATATAACGACTGATGAGCTGCATGGCATAGCGGCCATTGCTCATAAGGGGGCAATGGCGACGCTTGGTTTTGGATGTGCTGCCGTCGATAACGGCAATAAAATCAGAAGTTACGACGATTCCGTCCTCGCTTTTCTTGCTGGGGCTTTTCGCTATGATGCTTTGCTCGAGAATTTTCATTT is a genomic window of Xylanibacter ruminicola 23 containing:
- a CDS encoding YcbK family protein; this translates as MEPVVQLNSKVNLSEHFVLGEFTRSKYPEVYNIPSHEVIAHLKNLCTWLEVLRERSSQPIIINSGYRSPQLNRKVGGAPTSNHLTGCAVDIRTNGMEQAICYAATLIDYAKETQQDYDELLIEKNRYGAIWLHFAVRPKDNRHRVNFINA